A window of the Parafrankia discariae genome harbors these coding sequences:
- a CDS encoding fumarylacetoacetate hydrolase family protein, giving the protein MRIARYTDGSEPAFGVVEGSVADGTAIVAGITPHPFAPFTFTGARQPLAEVRLLAPVLPSKILCIGKNYADHAREMGGEAPASPVLFLKPSTSVAGPGDPIVLPPDSERVDYEGELAVVIGRLCRDVPVERALSVVLGYTCANDVTARDQQTTDGQWTRAKGHDTFCPIGPWIETDLDPSDRVIRTTLDGEVRQDSRTKLLLHDVPALVAFMSRAMTLLPGDVLLTGTPAGVGPMRAGQTVAVTVDGIGTLTNPVTTR; this is encoded by the coding sequence GTGCGCATAGCGAGGTACACCGACGGGTCCGAGCCGGCATTCGGAGTGGTGGAAGGCTCCGTGGCGGACGGAACCGCCATTGTTGCCGGGATCACACCGCATCCGTTCGCGCCCTTCACCTTCACCGGGGCGCGGCAACCGCTGGCGGAGGTACGCCTGCTGGCTCCCGTCCTGCCCAGCAAGATTCTCTGTATCGGGAAGAACTACGCCGACCACGCCCGGGAGATGGGCGGCGAGGCCCCGGCCAGCCCCGTGCTGTTCCTGAAGCCGTCGACGAGTGTGGCCGGCCCCGGGGACCCGATCGTGCTGCCGCCGGACAGCGAGCGGGTCGACTACGAGGGCGAACTGGCCGTCGTCATCGGCCGGCTCTGCCGTGACGTGCCGGTCGAACGGGCGTTGTCCGTCGTTCTCGGCTACACCTGCGCGAACGACGTGACCGCGCGCGACCAGCAGACGACGGACGGCCAGTGGACCCGCGCCAAGGGCCACGACACGTTCTGCCCGATCGGCCCCTGGATCGAGACGGACCTCGACCCGTCCGACCGGGTCATCCGGACGACGCTGGACGGCGAGGTCCGCCAGGACTCGCGGACCAAACTGCTTCTGCACGACGTTCCGGCGCTGGTGGCGTTCATGTCCCGGGCGATGACGCTGCTCCCGGGAGACGTCCTGCTCACCGGCACCCCGGCCGGAGTCGGCCCGATGCGCGCCGGCCAGACCGTGGCCGTCACGGTGGACGGCATCGGAACCCTGACAAACCCGGTGACCACCCGCTGA
- a CDS encoding sensor histidine kinase: MSSASPSMPERARRRHGSAHVGRAARRLEKSRPSRSPAADAGLSAVTADAALRGPVAWFPRGRGLPTEDWAARHALMCWVLALHLPAIVGYALWRDHSLPHGVLAASPSALLFAAALAPGMRRVRALAASLGLLCCSVVLVHLSDGLTPMYFHFFVVVALIALYEDWTVYLLAIAFVFLASLAIGDIITDEAAARMDNALLLAGLHAGFIFALAGAQMVFWHYNEQARRRVENYRQQLYEGEQSLMARLEETDRIRSDLVATVSHEFRTPLTGIRGTLLTIRRRRDRLSDAQLDDMLDSAVTYSDRLSRLLENMLTAATATGTDDTTAADLPEVVREVIASLNYAGSSVTVDLPPQLPVRMARQALHQVVANLVDNALVHSWPGAPVRLIAGRVGDEVVLRVRNPGPDLDPATIRQLFEPFTQRDGTATRQTDGAGMGLYVVRRLVEVHGGRLRMSSENGEIIVEVDLWAASPTATAAGTAEPAPMPVPMPLPRSMRNRSDLPDPPALPAGSGALLGPRGGPAAPGHSAVAPAPIPEPANFPRPAPAPRSAMPPHAASRPASSARTWGSRSSSSSLPADWTP; this comes from the coding sequence ATGTCCTCCGCCAGCCCCTCCATGCCCGAGCGGGCGCGCCGCCGTCACGGCAGCGCTCACGTCGGGCGCGCCGCCCGGCGGCTCGAGAAGTCTCGGCCGTCCCGGTCACCCGCGGCGGATGCCGGCCTGTCCGCGGTGACCGCCGACGCCGCGCTGCGCGGTCCCGTCGCGTGGTTCCCCCGCGGTCGCGGCCTGCCGACCGAGGACTGGGCCGCCCGCCACGCGCTGATGTGCTGGGTTCTGGCCCTGCACCTGCCGGCCATCGTCGGGTACGCGCTGTGGCGCGACCACAGCCTCCCGCACGGGGTGCTGGCGGCGAGCCCGTCGGCGCTGCTGTTCGCGGCCGCGCTGGCCCCCGGCATGCGGCGGGTGCGCGCGCTGGCCGCGAGCCTCGGCCTGCTGTGCTGCTCGGTCGTCCTCGTGCACCTCTCCGACGGCCTGACCCCGATGTACTTCCACTTCTTCGTGGTGGTCGCGCTCATCGCGCTCTACGAGGACTGGACCGTCTACCTGCTGGCCATCGCCTTCGTCTTCCTCGCCAGCCTCGCGATCGGCGACATCATCACCGACGAGGCCGCCGCGCGGATGGACAACGCCCTGCTGCTGGCGGGGCTCCACGCGGGCTTCATCTTCGCGCTGGCCGGCGCGCAGATGGTCTTCTGGCACTACAACGAGCAGGCCCGGCGGCGGGTGGAGAACTACCGCCAGCAGCTCTACGAGGGCGAGCAGAGCCTCATGGCCCGGCTGGAGGAGACCGACCGCATCCGCAGCGACCTCGTCGCCACGGTCTCGCACGAGTTCCGGACGCCGCTGACGGGCATCCGGGGCACCCTGCTCACGATCAGGCGCCGTCGGGACCGCCTCTCCGACGCCCAGCTCGACGACATGCTCGACTCGGCCGTCACCTACTCGGATCGCCTGTCCAGACTGCTGGAGAACATGCTGACGGCCGCCACGGCCACCGGCACCGACGACACCACCGCCGCCGACCTGCCCGAGGTCGTGCGTGAGGTGATCGCGAGCCTGAACTACGCCGGCAGCAGCGTGACGGTCGACCTGCCGCCCCAGCTCCCGGTCCGGATGGCCCGCCAGGCCCTGCACCAGGTCGTGGCGAACCTGGTGGACAACGCGCTGGTGCACTCCTGGCCGGGCGCGCCGGTGCGGCTCATCGCGGGCCGGGTCGGCGACGAGGTGGTCCTGCGGGTCCGCAACCCGGGGCCGGACCTCGATCCGGCGACCATCCGCCAGCTCTTCGAACCGTTCACCCAGCGGGACGGAACGGCGACCCGGCAGACCGACGGCGCCGGCATGGGGCTCTACGTGGTGCGGCGGCTGGTGGAGGTGCACGGCGGCCGGCTGCGGATGTCCTCCGAGAACGGCGAGATCATCGTCGAGGTCGATCTGTGGGCGGCCTCCCCGACGGCGACCGCCGCCGGTACGGCCGAGCCGGCTCCGATGCCGGTGCCGATGCCGCTGCCGCGCAGCATGCGCAACCGGTCGGACCTCCCCGACCCGCCGGCGCTGCCCGCCGGCTCCGGGGCGCTGCTCGGGCCGCGGGGCGGCCCCGCCGCGCCCGGGCACAGCGCGGTCGCGCCCGCGCCGATCCCCGAGCCGGCCAACTTCCCCCGCCCCGCCCCGGCACCGCGCTCGGCGATGCCCCCGCACGCCGCGTCCCGGCCCGCGTCGTCCGCTCGGACCTGGGGTTCGAGGTCCTCGTCGTCATCCCTGCCCGCGGACTGGACGCCCTGA